One Pagrus major chromosome 11, Pma_NU_1.0 genomic region harbors:
- the LOC141005313 gene encoding E-selectin-like isoform X1, giving the protein MESKTSASWISLTFLCSVLCMWTTVEGWSYYYSDKTMNWNDARAWCREKYTDMVAIQNQEEIRHLNSKLPRISGYYWIGIRKVNNVWTWVGTNKALTAEATNWAKGEPNNGKSGPSTGESEDCVEMYIKRDMQPGKWNDERCGKKKTALCYAAACQNNSCSHGDCVETINSHRCACFEGFYGEQCEQVVECDKDEITIPYKGSVECTHQYGNFSYNSSCQYSCEEGYQLSMSKPLTCTASTEWSEQPPTCELVQCQVLSRPERGSMTCSDPLGSSSYQSTCVFTCDEGYVLSGSPSNTLQCEASGMWNSSQPFCVAVQCPAFQELENGVASCGENADVRFSYGNTCSFSCAPGYRLLGPSRVTCTSKAEWSETMMPRCEAITCKSPDRGAHLIPQCSQSVTELRPDSSCSFSCEAGFELQGAQTIQCSEDGQWNEAIPTCRAVRCPLLEAPENGHINCSDSEQAYNAQCSFTCSQDYSLHGHEVLTCDHHGNWTGEKPTCQAPPAKVAAVASGVAAGGALTVSALSLAAWILKRMKNKATKFELSSNSDIEVPPQVYKNSIDSLI; this is encoded by the exons ATG gagtCTAAGACCTCTGCCTCATGGATCAGTTTGACCTTTCTTTGCTCAG TGCTGTGCATGTGGACTACTGTAGAAGGCTGGTCCTACTACTACTCCGACAAAACCATGAATTGGAATGATGCTCGTGCCTGGTGCAGGGAGAAGTACACAGATATGGTGGCCATCCAGAACCAGGAGGAGATTAGGCATCTCAACAGCAAGCTGCCCAGGATAAGTGGTTACTACTGGATTGGGATCCGCAAGGTCAATAACGTGTGGACCTGGGTAGGGACCAACAAGGCTCTGACAGCAGAAGCAACCAACTGGGCGAAGGGGGAACCGAACAATGGCAAGAGTGGTCCGAGCACGGGGGAGAGCGAGGATTGTGTGGAGATGTACATTAAAAGGGACATGCAGCCCGGCAAGTGGAATGATGAGAGGTGCgggaagaagaaaacagctcTGTGCTACGCAG CTGCCTGTCAGAACAACTCGTGCAGCCATGGAGACTGCGTGGAGACCATCAACAGTCACAGGTGTGCTTGTTTTGAAGGCTTCTACGGAGAGCAGTGTGAGCAGG TTGTTGAGTGCGACAAAGATGAGATCACCATTCCATATAAAGGAAGCGTGGAGTGCACTCATCAGTATGGAAACTTCTCCTACAACTCCTCGTGCCAGTATTCCTGTGAGGAAGGATACCAGCTGAGTATGTCAAAACCCCTGACCTGCACTGCCTCCACTGAGTGGTCAGAGCAGCCTCCAACATGTGAAT TGGTTCAGTGTCAGGTGCTCTCTCGTCCAGAAAGAGGATCCATGACGTGCTCCGACCCTCTGGGCTCCTCCAGCTATCAGTCCACCTGTGTGTTCACCTGCGATGAAGGCTATGTTCTCAGTGGTTCCCCATCCAACACTCTGCAATGTGAAGCATCAGGAATGTGGAATTCCTCCCAGCCGTTTTGTGTTG CTGTCCAGTGCCCCGCTTTCCAGGAGCTGGAGAATGGCGTTGCCAGCTGTGGAGAAAACGCAGATGTGAGGTTCAGCTACGGAAACACCTGCAGCTTCAGCTGTGCGCCCGGCTACCGCCTGTTGGGACCGAGCAGGGTGACCTGCACGTCAAAAGCAGAGTGGAGTGAGACCATGATGCCTCGCTGTGAAG CCATTACTTGCAAGAGTCCAGACAGAGGAGCTCACCTGATCCCCCAGTGCAGCCAATCTGTGACTGAACTGCGACCAGactccagctgcagcttcagctGTGAAGCGGGCTTTGAACTGCAGGGAGCTCAAACCATTCAGTGTTCTGAGGACGGACAGTGGAACGAAGCCATACCTACCTGCAGAG CAGTCAGATGCCCATTGCTTGAGGCTCCTGAAAACGGTCACATCAACTGCTCAGACAGTGAGCAGGCGTACAACGCACAGTGCTCCTTCACATGCAGTCAAGATTACTCATTACACGGACATGAGGTACTCACCTGTGATCATCATGGCAACTGGACTGGAGAGAAACCCACCTGCCaag CTCCCCCAGCTAaggttgctgctgttgcttctGGAGTGGCAGCAGGGGGCGCTCTGACAGTATCTGCTCTGTCTCTGGCTGCGTGGATCCTGAAGAGAATGAAGAACAAAGCCACCAAGTTTGAGCTGAGCAG CAATTCTGACATAGAGGTGCCTCCACAGGTCTACAAAAACAGCATCGACAGCCTCATATAG
- the LOC141005313 gene encoding E-selectin-like isoform X2: protein MESKTSASWISLTFLCSVLCMWTTVEGWSYYYSDKTMNWNDARAWCREKYTDMVAIQNQEEIRHLNSKLPRISGYYWIGIRKVNNVWTWVGTNKALTAEATNWAKGEPNNGKSGPSTGESEDCVEMYIKRDMQPGKWNDERCGKKKTALCYAAACQNNSCSHGDCVETINSHRCACFEGFYGEQCEQVVECDKDEITIPYKGSVECTHQYGNFSYNSSCQYSCEEGYQLSMSKPLTCTASTEWSEQPPTCELVQCQVLSRPERGSMTCSDPLGSSSYQSTCVFTCDEGYVLSGSPSNTLQCEASGMWNSSQPFCVAVQCPAFQELENGVASCGENADVRFSYGNTCSFSCAPGYRLLGPSRVTCTSKAEWSETMMPRCEAITCKSPDRGAHLIPQCSQSVTELRPDSSCSFSCEAGFELQGAQTIQCSEDGQWNEAIPTCRVRCPLLEAPENGHINCSDSEQAYNAQCSFTCSQDYSLHGHEVLTCDHHGNWTGEKPTCQAPPAKVAAVASGVAAGGALTVSALSLAAWILKRMKNKATKFELSSNSDIEVPPQVYKNSIDSLI from the exons ATG gagtCTAAGACCTCTGCCTCATGGATCAGTTTGACCTTTCTTTGCTCAG TGCTGTGCATGTGGACTACTGTAGAAGGCTGGTCCTACTACTACTCCGACAAAACCATGAATTGGAATGATGCTCGTGCCTGGTGCAGGGAGAAGTACACAGATATGGTGGCCATCCAGAACCAGGAGGAGATTAGGCATCTCAACAGCAAGCTGCCCAGGATAAGTGGTTACTACTGGATTGGGATCCGCAAGGTCAATAACGTGTGGACCTGGGTAGGGACCAACAAGGCTCTGACAGCAGAAGCAACCAACTGGGCGAAGGGGGAACCGAACAATGGCAAGAGTGGTCCGAGCACGGGGGAGAGCGAGGATTGTGTGGAGATGTACATTAAAAGGGACATGCAGCCCGGCAAGTGGAATGATGAGAGGTGCgggaagaagaaaacagctcTGTGCTACGCAG CTGCCTGTCAGAACAACTCGTGCAGCCATGGAGACTGCGTGGAGACCATCAACAGTCACAGGTGTGCTTGTTTTGAAGGCTTCTACGGAGAGCAGTGTGAGCAGG TTGTTGAGTGCGACAAAGATGAGATCACCATTCCATATAAAGGAAGCGTGGAGTGCACTCATCAGTATGGAAACTTCTCCTACAACTCCTCGTGCCAGTATTCCTGTGAGGAAGGATACCAGCTGAGTATGTCAAAACCCCTGACCTGCACTGCCTCCACTGAGTGGTCAGAGCAGCCTCCAACATGTGAAT TGGTTCAGTGTCAGGTGCTCTCTCGTCCAGAAAGAGGATCCATGACGTGCTCCGACCCTCTGGGCTCCTCCAGCTATCAGTCCACCTGTGTGTTCACCTGCGATGAAGGCTATGTTCTCAGTGGTTCCCCATCCAACACTCTGCAATGTGAAGCATCAGGAATGTGGAATTCCTCCCAGCCGTTTTGTGTTG CTGTCCAGTGCCCCGCTTTCCAGGAGCTGGAGAATGGCGTTGCCAGCTGTGGAGAAAACGCAGATGTGAGGTTCAGCTACGGAAACACCTGCAGCTTCAGCTGTGCGCCCGGCTACCGCCTGTTGGGACCGAGCAGGGTGACCTGCACGTCAAAAGCAGAGTGGAGTGAGACCATGATGCCTCGCTGTGAAG CCATTACTTGCAAGAGTCCAGACAGAGGAGCTCACCTGATCCCCCAGTGCAGCCAATCTGTGACTGAACTGCGACCAGactccagctgcagcttcagctGTGAAGCGGGCTTTGAACTGCAGGGAGCTCAAACCATTCAGTGTTCTGAGGACGGACAGTGGAACGAAGCCATACCTACCTGCAGAG TCAGATGCCCATTGCTTGAGGCTCCTGAAAACGGTCACATCAACTGCTCAGACAGTGAGCAGGCGTACAACGCACAGTGCTCCTTCACATGCAGTCAAGATTACTCATTACACGGACATGAGGTACTCACCTGTGATCATCATGGCAACTGGACTGGAGAGAAACCCACCTGCCaag CTCCCCCAGCTAaggttgctgctgttgcttctGGAGTGGCAGCAGGGGGCGCTCTGACAGTATCTGCTCTGTCTCTGGCTGCGTGGATCCTGAAGAGAATGAAGAACAAAGCCACCAAGTTTGAGCTGAGCAG CAATTCTGACATAGAGGTGCCTCCACAGGTCTACAAAAACAGCATCGACAGCCTCATATAG
- the LOC141004973 gene encoding 14 kDa phosphohistidine phosphatase, which produces MLSVASRPVNSLRVSGVLRRAAVTMADALAKIPDVEIDPEGTFKYILVRVKVKDGDANKDIVRGTKSAEYHNHIFEKVNPAMEALGMECKCLGGGKIEHNSQEKKLRVFGESTAYGKADHSASVEKLKGAFSDYQITWSDDKK; this is translated from the exons ATGTTGTCTGTCGCCAGCAGACCTGTGAACAGTCTCCGTGTCTCCGGTGTCCTCAGGAGAGCTGCAGTCACCATGGCAGACGCTCTAGCTAAAATCCCCGATGTGGAGATTGATCCAGAGGGAACCTTTAAGTACATACTGGtcagagtgaaagtgaaagatgGCGATGCGAATAAAGACATAGTCCGAGGCACAAAAAGTGCAGAGTATCACA ATCATATATTTGAGAAGGTCAATCCAGCCATGGAGGCCTTGGGGATGGAGTGTAAATGCCTCGGAGGAGGGAAGATAGAGCACAACAGCCAAGAGAAAAAGCTAAGGGTGTTTGGAGAATCAACT GCCTACGGGAAAGCAGACCATTCTGCGTCTGTAGAGAAGTTGAAGGGTGCCTTCAGCGACTACCAGATCACCTGGTCTGACGACAAAAAATAA